ACGAGTGTTTTCCACGATGAACAAAATAGGAAATGGAATGCTAACCATCATACAAGTGATAGGGCTTTCCGTGATTTGGTTTGCTGCCGATTACTTGGTAAAGCAGTTCCATTTACCCATTCCCTCCAACTTAACTGGTTTGCTGCTGTTATTGGTATTAGTGTTTGCGCGTATCATCAATGTTGAATGGTTGAGGCGAGGTGCGACTTGGTTGTTGGCTGAAATGTTACTGTTTTTCGTTCCTGCTGTTGTCACCGTTGTTAATTATCAATCTTTGATGGAGCAAGAAGGGCTACAAATCATTGCTGTATTGTTTATTAGTACGGCACTTGTTATTGGAGTAACGGCTTGGGTGGTTGATCGAGTCTATCGTTTTGAAGTTGCCCTGTCGCGCCGTAAGAGTAACCGTCGCGCGCAGCGGTTAGTTAAAGTGGGCCAATAAATGATGCTTTGGTCAAACTATGGGGTTGGTTTACTCTGTTTCGTAATGACAGTCCTGCTTTACTACGTGAGTAAGCAGTTGTACAGGCGTAAAAAAAGTATCTTTTTAATGCCATTAATGTTGGCGCCGTTACTGTTAGTGATGATGGTTATTGTGTTTCGAATTCCCTATCAATCTTACATGCAAGATTCCCATTGGTTGATGTGGATGCTCGGCCCTGCAACTGTGGCATTTGCTATTCCGGTTTATGATAATCGAGAGTTAATTCGTCGCCACTGGCTATCTTTATCTGTTGGGGTGATGGTTTCAGTAATGGTTGCGGTAGTCAGTACGGTGTTTTTAGCTCGCTTATTCCATTTACCTGAACTGCTACAACGCAGTTTAGCGATGCGTTCAATCACGACGCCTTTTGCCGTCGAGGCCACTAAATCCGTTGGGGGGCAAAGTGATCTAACTGCGCTTTTTGTGGTGTTAACGGGGTTAATCGGTATGGCGATTGGTGAAGTCATCCTTACGGTACTGTCGATTCGTTCACGTTTAGGTAAGGGGGCCAGTTTAGGCGCTTCTGCCCATGGTGCTGGTACCGCAAAAGCTTATCAGCTAGGCAGTTCTGAAGGTGTGGTTTCTAGCGTAGTGATGATGATAGCTGGAATGGTGACTGTTCTTTTAGCCCCAGCTATAGGTCATATATTGTGGTAACTCGGTAGGCTATTCGTCCAGTAATGAATTTTATCCACCAATAGATATAAAAAATCCCCAACGTTGGGGATTTTTGATCTGGTAAAGAAATAATCTTAGTGATTAGTCTTCAAGTTCAGCTAGACACATCTCTTCATATACTTGGTTTACCCAAGTTGAAACACGTTGTTCGGTTAGCTCAGGCTGACGGTCTTCATCAATACAAAGTCCAACAAAGTGGTTGTCATCAACAAGCGCTTTTGACGCTTCGAAGTCATAGCCTTCGGTTGGCCATTCGCCAACAATTGTGCCGCCTTTTGCTTCAACGATATCACGAATGGTGCCCATCGCATCGCAGAAGTACTCTGCGTAGTCTTCTTGGTCACCACAACCAAAGATAGCAACAAGCTTGGTTGAGAAATCAATGGTTTCTAGTTCAGGGAAAAAGTCGTCCCAGTCGCATTGTGCTTCGCCGTAGTACCAAGTAGGGATACCGAGTAGCAGTAGATCGAAATTATCGATGTCTTCTTTACTGCTTTTTGCGATGTCTTGAACATGAACTAGCTTTTCACCAAGCTTTTTCTGAATCATCTTTGCAACCGCTTCGGTGTTGCCAGTATCACTACCAAAGAAGATACCTACACTTGCCATAGAATCATTACCTTTAAATTGTTATGGGTGAACTCTCTGTCGTTACATCTAACTCTTATTCGGACCACAGAGTTGCCACTCAGTTGCAACAGAACTGAGTTATCCTGTTCAACCTGAAAAAAGAAAGAACTTTACTAATTGACGGCTAACAGCTTGTTTTTACGTGTTTCTCTCTACAAAGTAATTGTGTAGAGTGAGTTTTGCTTAGCACCAGCAAGGCTGTGGACGTTAAAGTCAAATGATAAAGCAAATTCTTACGCCAATTTTTATGGGCGCATAATACCACTGTTAAACAGCAAAGTTAATGTACCAATCGGTCTGTTTCAAGCCGATTAAACGCGAAAGGTGTTTTTATCCAGTACGGATGCCTTACACGATTAAAAATTTACGAATAGCACGCAAGACTTCCGCAGGTTTTTCCGAATGTAGCCAGTGACCAGTATTGGCGACGACATGGGCGCGAGCTTGGGTAAACTGTGCTTTGATTTCTGCTTGATATTCGGCTGTGACATATTCAGACAAACCACCTTTAATAAACAGTGTTGGGATAGAGCAAGGCTCTATCGTGTTCCAACCTAATATATCCCAGTAGTTTTTTTCCAAAGCTCGTACATTAAAGCGCCATTCCATATGTTCGCCATTATTAAACAGTGATTTACCAATGAATTGGCGAACTCCTTCAAGCTCAATATGCTCAGCTAAAATAGCCATAGCATCACGGCGGTTAGTGGGTTTGGCGTCGATCACAGCATTTAATCCTGCAAACACATTATCGTGGCGACGAGTTGTGTAGGCGACAGGCGCCATGTCCAACACAATGAGGCGAGTGACTATTTCGGGAGCGATGGCTGCGAGTTTCATCGCGGCTTTGCCGCCCATGGAGTGGCCAATAACGATTGCGTGATTGATGGATAAATGAGCGAGTAACTGTTTGATATCTTGAGCGAGAAGATCGTAATTATGTTCATCGCTATGGAACGATATGCCGTGGTTACGCAGATCGACACTCAGCACTTGGTGATCGTTTTTAAGATCACGAGCAAGCAGCCCAAGATTGTCTAAATTGCCAAATAAACCGTGGATCAAAACAATGGTGTGACCCTCACCTTCGAGTTTGTAATTGAGAAGTGCTGACATTTTATCTTATTAGTGATTGGTTTAACGTAGAGTCTGAGCGAAGATCTCGCTATAATCCCTGTGAGTTTAAACATTGAGATTGTGAAAAGCGAATGAAAACAATTGAGGTTGATGAGGATCTATACCGTTTTATTGCTAGCCAGACCCTACATATTGGGGAAAGTGCTTCGGATATTTTGCGTCGTTTATTAAACGTTGACGCTCAAAATAGCAGTAGCACTCCTGTTTCTGCGCCGAAGGCAAAAGAAACCACTGTGCAGCAGCAACCGACTGTAGTGATGAGCAAGAATGCGGCTCAAGAGAGTAAAGTGGATTGCGTAAAAGAGATGCGTTCTCTATTAATCTCTGACGAGTTTGCAGGTCTTAAAAAGGCCGTCGATCGTTTTATTTTGGTTCTTTCGACTCTGCACCGAATCGATCCAGTTAGTTTCTCCGATGCAATGTCAGTGAAGGGCCGCAAGCGGATTTACTTTGCCGATAATGAGCAAACGCTACTGGCTCACGGTCAAACGACCAAACCAAAATCGATTCCTAATTCACCTTTTTGGGTGATCACTAATAATAACACCAGTCGCAAACAGCAGATGGTTGAGCAGGTAATGTCACTAATGAATTTCCCTGCAGATATCATCGAGAAAGTGACCCATGCAATTTAACATGCATCGGACATTGGATGGACAAAAAGTCTGATTAAAACCTCATAATGGGTACTGAAAAGACCGTATTATGGGGTTTTGTTTGCATTTTTTTATAAGGATGTCATATGGCTATGCACCCTCGAGCAGGGCAAAAAGCGCTACAGGAGGATCTGAACAATATCCCAGCCCTTGTAGCTAACTACTATCTTCTCCAGCCAGATCCGCACAATTCACAGCATAAAGTGGAATTTGGTACTTCCGGCCACCGCGGCAGCTCAGATAAATCTACTTTCAATGAAAAGCACATTCTTGCTATTACTCAGGCGGTCGTGGATGTTCGTGCTGAGCAAGATACCACCGGCCCAATGTTTGTCGGTAAAGACACTCACGCCTTATCTGAACCTGCGTTTAGCAGTGTAGTAGAAGTGCTGATCGCTAACGGTATTGAAGTCATTGCCCAAGCTCATAATGGCTATACACCAACTCCAGGTGTTTCTCATGCGATTCTAACGTATAACCAGACTCACCAACAAAAAGCCGACGGTATTGTGATTACACCATCACATAACCCCCCACAAGACGGCGGGATTAAATACAATCCGGTGCACGGTGGTCCAGCGGAAGCTGAGTTAACTCAAGCTATCCAAGATCGCGCTAACGCATACATTGCCAATCAACTCGAAGGCGTAAAGCGCATTACTATCGTTGAGGCAAAACAATCACCTTTGTTCCGTGAACTGGATTTAGTTCAGCCTTACCTCGATGACTTAGTCAATGTCGTTGATATGGAAGCGATTCAAAAAGCGGATCTGAAATTAGGTGTAGATCCTCTCGGTGGTAGTGGTATCGATTACTGGCGTCGCATTGGTAAACAATACCAATTGAATCTCACCTTAGTGAGTGAAGCTATCGATCCAAGTTTCCAATTTATGTCTCTTGATAAAGATGGTGTGATCCGTATGGATTGTTCATCACCTTATGCGATGGCCGGCTTACTGTCGCTCAAAGATGAATACGATCTTGCGTTTGGTAACGATCCTGATTACGACCGCCACGGTATCGTGACGCCACAAGGTTTGATGAATCCAAACCACTTCCTCGCTGTTTGTATCGATTACCTATACCGTCACCGTGAGGGTTGGGCAAAAGATGTGGCTGTAGGTAAAACGCTCGTTTCCAGTGCCATGATTGACAAAGTGGTTGCAGATCTTGGTCGTGAGCTGTGTGAAGTACCAGTGGGCTTCAAATGGTTTGTTGATGGTCTATTTACTGGTCGCTTTGGGTTCGGTGGTGAAGAGAGTGCTGGCGCTTCTTTCTTACGTAAAGACGGTACACCTTGGTCAACCGACAAAGATGGCATTATTTTGTGTCTACTAGCGGCTGAAATCACTGCGGTAACCGGTAAGAACCCGCAACAATATTACGATGAACTGGCTGCAAAACATGGTGAATCTCACTATGCGCGTTTGCAAGCCGTTGCTAATGGCCCGCAAAAAGAGGTGTTGAAAAAGCTTTCTCCAGAGATGGTGTCAGCACAAACTCTTGCGGGTGACCCTATTGTAGCTCGTCTTACTCATGCACCTGGTAACGGCGCAGCAATCGGCGGCTTGAAAGTCGTGACCGATTACGGTTGGTTTGCTGCTCGCCCATCGGGTACTGAAGACATTTACAAGATCTATTGTGAAAGCTTCAAGGGTGAAGAACATCTAAAATTGATCGAAACCGAAGCTCAAGCGATTGTAAATCAAGTATTTAAAGACGCTGGTTTATAAAATTAAACGTTTTGTAACCTAGGTTAATGAAAGGGAGACTAATAGTGAGTCTCCCTTTTTTAATCCTAGTCGGTTAGGCGGTTGTATTGTTGGGCCAGTCATCCGGCACAATAAACCAAAACATGCCTGATTTACTTTGGCAGTGAACAAATCCTTTTGCATCCATTGAGTAGCTTTGACTCTCCTCAGATTTTCCTGTGATCCATTGCGGTTTATCTAAGAGAAATAACGGTTCATCAATAAGATGTTGCTGGTGTTGAAAACACCAATGACCAACCACTCGGTCTAGATTGATACTAATACCAGAACAATAGGTGGGGATCTCTTCCGGTTCAAATGGGTTAATATAGAGGCGACCTTGCATCAAAAGGTGCTGACTTGGCTTACCAAATTGAGGATAACTCGCTGAAAATTCGTTAGTGTGCGAAAAGGGCAGTTGCCGCTCTAGCATATGGTTAATTTTTTTATCGAGCCTATCTTTAGCATTCGGCCCGTACCAGTATCCATGGTGTAAAAGATAAAACTTGATGGCCACTTCCCAGTGTTGCCATTCTTTATCCGAAGTTTCGACCACAAAATCGACCGCACCTAAGGTTTTTCCCTGATGATTTATCTGTAACTCTTCATGCACGGCGCCAAAGTATTCACTGTGTTGAAATAACACTGAACAAAGATGTTGGTAAACAAAACCCAAACGACGATTTCCCGTATATGGGGCTAAATGACTTGGACTCGGATGTGAAAAAGGAGAAAACACGGCAATGGGGGCGGAACCAAGCAAAAGTGATGGTGTGGTAATGATCCAGTCGGATATTTTACGAAGATTCATACTGGTTACCCTAGGGGAGTTTCGACAAGAGTCTATTAAATTGTTATAACCTCACCATCAACTGGATGCAATGGAAGAAACCATGAATAATTTTGAACTTGAGACACTGCTCAACGACACATTGTCACCAAACTTGATTAAAGATTACTGTCCTAACGGCTTACAAGTCGAAGGGCAAAGTGAGATCAAGAAAATCGTTACAGGTGTGACTGCATCTGCAGCATTAATTGACAAAGCAATTGAACTCAATGCTGATGCCATCTTAGTTCATCATGGCTACTTTTGGAAAAATGAACCTCAAGCCATTAGAGGTATGAAAGGGCGCCGAATTCGTCAATTAATTAAACATGATATCAATCTATTGGCTTATCACCTTCCGCTCGATATTCATCCAACATTAGGTAACAATGCCCAGCTAGCACAACGGCTTGGCATTACGTTAGAGGGTGGTTTAGAAGGGCATCCTCAATCGGTAGCCATGCATGGGCGATTGGAAAAACCAGTGACAGGTGCTGAGTTTGCATCGCGTATCGCCAGTACTCTTAACCGTGAACCAATGCACATCGCACCTGAAAACGAAGCCAAACTGATTGAAACCGTGGGTTTATGCACCGGTGGTGGACAAGATTTTATTGAATTGGCGGTAGAAAAAGGGCTTGATGCGTTTATATCCGGTGAGATTTCTGAGCGCACAACGTATTCTGCTCGTGAGCAAGACATTCATTATTTTGCGGCGGGTCATCATGCAACTGAACGATACGGCGTAAAAGCGTTGGGTGAGTGGTTAGCGCAAGAGTACAGCTTAGACGTTACGTTTATAGATATAAACAATCCAGTTTAATACTCAGCTAATCACTAGCTCCAAAAAAAGAGCGAGACCTAAAGTCTCGCTCTTTTACATCGATGTAACACAAGTAAACTAGCGTTTTTCTAGTGGTACGAAGTCGCGCATGGTTTTCCCTGTATACAGCTGACGAGGACGACCAATGCGGTTTCCTGGATCACTGTGCATTTCGTTCCAATGAGCAATCCAGCCAATGGTACGAGACATAGCGAAAATCACGGTAAACATAGACACTGGAATGCCGATTGCCTTCAGAATAATACCTGAATAGAAGTCGACGTTTGGATACAATTTCTTGTCGATAAAGTAAGGGTCAGAAAGAGCTATTCGTTCTAACTCCATTGCCACATCCAACAGCGGATCTTTGATGTCCAGTTCTTCGAGAACATCGTGACAAGCGTTACGCATCACGGTAGCTCGAGGGTCATAGTTTTTATAAACACGGTGACCAAAGCCCATTAAACGGAATGGGTCATCTTTGTCTTTTGCACGAGCAACATATTCTGGAATTTTTTCAACAGAACCAATTTCTTCCAACATACGTAGACAAGCTTCGTTAGCACCACCATGAGCAGGACCCCAGAGGGAAGCAATCCCTGCAGCGATACAAGCAAATGGGTTGGCACCAGAAGAGCCAGCCAAACGCACAGTAGAAGTGGATGCGTTTTGCTCATGGTCTGCGTGTAGCGTAAAAATCTTATCCATGGCGCGAGCCACAATAGGATTGACTTCATACTCTTCACACGGTGTAGCAAACATCATATGTAGAAAGTTCTCAGCGTAAGTCAAATCGTTGCGAGGATAGATAAACGGTTGACCTACTGAGTATTTGTAACACATTGCTGCCAAGGTAGGCATTTTAGAAAGTAAGCGATAAGCCGCAATTTCACGGTGCGAATCGTTGTTGATATCCAGAGAGTCATGATAGAAAGCAGCTAATGCACCAACGACACCGCACATAATTGCCATTGGGTGCGCATCACGACGAAAACCATGATAGAAACTCGCAATTTGTTCGTGAACCATCGTATGTCGAGCAACAGTGTATTTGAACTCTTCATACTGTTCGCGAGTGGGAGCTTCGCCGTATAGCAGAATGAAACAGACTTCCAAATAATCAGCGTTGTTTGCTAACTGATCAATGGGGAAGCCACGGTGCAGCAGAACACCTTTATCGCCATCAATATAGGTGATTTGAGACTCACAAGATGCAGTGGCAAGAAAACCTGGGTCAAACGTAAAATAGCCATTTGAGCCCAATCCTCGAACGTCGATTACTTGGGGGCCAATGCTCCCATCCATAATCGGCAGTTCGATTGGCGCTTTTCCTTCGATGTGAAGGGTCGCTTTCTTATCTGCCATAACAATCTCCTTTGTTTTTTTAAATTATATAGTCCATCCAGGATATTTGTGCCTAGACTATTTAAGACTGATCCTAATTAAAGTCAATTTTTCTCAACTGATGTGTGCACTTACTTTGATTTTTCATAAATAAAACGTTAAAAATCTGTTCCATGTAGCAAAAATTGTTACATCAATTGTATTAAAATGTAGCGAGCCCTATATTGGCTAAGTGAATGCAGGCAAAGGCCTTGTTATTTCTAGCTTTGAAACGTTTCTCTCTGCAATTTTTAGCTAGAAAGTTGACTTTTATTGAGCACTTTAACCAGTTAAATTTTGGGTGAAATGTTTAGTTTTTGTTAATAAACCTTGGCTTTGTGTCTGAATTTTCATCAATAACAAAAAATGCTCAATGGAGCTGAGTGAGCAAGCCCGTGAAAGAAAGAAAGTTAAGACCTGTAAATTTAGATCTACAGACCATACGCTTTCCAATTACTGCTATTGCATCGATTCTTCACCGCGTTACTGGGGTGATCATGTTTGTAGCGGTAGGAATCCTGTTGTGGTTACTCTCCTTGTCCTTATCCTCTCCAATGGGGTTCATGGACGCTAGCGACATTGTCGATAGTTTCATCGTTAAACTCATCTTGTGGGGCATCTTGACTGCTCTAGCCTATCACATCGTTGGTGGTTTACGTCACTTGATGATGGATATGGGTTACTTTGAAGAACTCGATACTGGTGCGGCAAGCGCCAAAGTCGCTTTCGGTATTACGATTATCCTCGCCGTTTTAGCAGGAGTCCTCGTATGGTAAAGAATGTTGCTTCCCTAGGCCGTAATGGTGTTCACGATTTTCTACTTGTTCGTGGTACCGCCATTATTATGACCTTATATGTCATTTACATGGTTTGTTTCTGTGCATTTACCGACATCACCTATGTGTCATGGACTGGCTTTTTCGCTGGTACCTTCACAAAAGTGTTCACTATGCTGGCGCTCGTCTCTGTACTGATTCACGGTTGGATCGGTTTATGGCAGGTGCTAACGGACTATGTGAAATGCGCAAAATTGCGCGGATTACTTCAACTAGTCGTGATCGCTGTTTTACTTGGCTATTTCTTCTCCGGCCTATTCGTTTTGTGGGGTGTATAAGTGTCTATTCCAGTACGTCAATTCGACGCCGTAGTGATCGGTGCCGGCGGTGCAGGTATGCGTGCCGCATTACAAATTTCAGAGCAGGGTCTTACATGTGCTCTATTATCTAAAGTCTTTCCTACTCGTTCTCACACTGTGTCTGCGCAAGGTGGCATCACTGTTGCTTTGGGTAACTCGCACAAAGATAACTGGCAATGGCACATGTATGACACCGTAAAAGGGTCTGACTATATTGGTGACCAAAACGCCATTGAATACATGTGTAAAAATGGTCCTCAATCGGTGATTGAACTAGAAAAAATGGGTCTGCCATTTTCTCGTTTTGAAGATGGTTCAATTTACCAACGTCCATTTGGCGGCCAATCGAAAGAGTTTGGTGGTGAACAAGCCGCACGTACCGCTGCAGCGGCAGACCGTACCGGTCATGCACTATTGCATACTCTTTATCAGCAAAATATCAAACATAAAACCACTATTTTCTCCGAATGGTATGCGCTTGATTTAGTGAAAAACCAAGACGGTGCCATTTTGGGTTGTACGGCTTTATGTATGGAAACTGGTGAGATTTGTTATTTCAAATCCAAGGCGACTGTCTTGGCTACAGGTGGTGCTGGTCGTATTTATCAATCCACTACCAATGCCCACATTAATACCGGTGACGGCGTCGGCATGGCACTGCGTGCAGGCGCACCAATGCAAGACATGGAAATGTGGCAATTCCACCCAACCGGCATTGCAGGCGCAGGGGTACTCGTTACCGAAGGTTGTCGTGGTGAGGGGGGATATCTTCTCAATAAAGATGGCGAACGCTTCATGGAGCGTTATGCCCCTAACGCGAAAGACCTTGCAGGTCGTGACGTAGTTGCACGTTCGATGATGATCGAGATTCGTGAAGGTCGCGGTTGCGATGGCCCATGGGGTCCACACATCAAACTTAAATTGGATCACTTAGGTCGCGATGTTCTTGAATCACGCCTGCCGGGTATTTGCGAATTATCTCGTACTTTTGCTCACGTTGATCCTGTGAAAGAGCCTATTCCGGTCATTCCAACTTGTCACTATATGATGGGCGGCGTGCCAACTCAGGTCTCAGGACAAGCATTGAAACAGGATGCTTCAGGTAATGATGTCGAAATTCAAGGCTTGTATGCCTGCGGTGAAATCGCTTCAGTGTCGGTTCACGGCGCCAACCGTTTAGGGGGCAATTCGCTTCTCGATTTGGTGGTATTTGGTCGTGCAACAGGTCTGCACCTTGGCGAAACCTTAGCGGCACAAGTGGAAGCTCGTCCAGCCACGGAATCAGATATTGAAGCTTCTCTGGCTCGTACCATGCGTTGGGAAAACAGCACCAGCGGTGAAGATCCGGTGCAAATTCGTAAAGACCTACAACAGTGCATGCAACACAGCTTCTCTGTATTCCGTGAAGGGGAAGCGATGGCGGAAGGCCTTAGTGAATTGAAAGAGATTCGCGAACGTTTGAAAAATGCTCATTTGGCAGATAAATCGAAAGAGTTTAATACTCAACGTGTTGAATGCCTAGAATTGGATAACCTGATGGAAACGGCGTTTTCTACGGCGGTAGCAGCAAACTACCGCACGGAAAGTCGTGGTGCTCATGCTCGCTTCGACTTCCCAGAACGTGATGATGAAAACTGGCTATGTCATTCAATTTATAATCCGGAAACGGAGCAAATGAATAAACGTCATGTGAACATGCAACCCGTTTTCCGTGACCCGTTCCCACCAAAAGTACGTACATACTAGGGGAGGACTAAACTATGAAACTTAACTTCTCTTTGTATAGATACAATCCAGATATAGACAACAAGCCGTATATGAAAGACTATACTCTTGATGTGAATGAAGGTTCAGATATGATGGTGCTGGATGCGCTGATTCTTCTTAAAGAACAGGACGCTAGTATCGCATTCCGCCGTTCATGTCGTGAAGGAGTATGTGGTTCAGACGGCCTGAACATGAACGGAAAAAATGGATTGGCGTGTATTACTCCTCTTTCTGCATTGGCAGGCAG
This genomic window from Vibrio tritonius contains:
- a CDS encoding CidA/LrgA family protein produces the protein MNKIGNGMLTIIQVIGLSVIWFAADYLVKQFHLPIPSNLTGLLLLLVLVFARIINVEWLRRGATWLLAEMLLFFVPAVVTVVNYQSLMEQEGLQIIAVLFISTALVIGVTAWVVDRVYRFEVALSRRKSNRRAQRLVKVGQ
- a CDS encoding LrgB family protein, whose protein sequence is MLWSNYGVGLLCFVMTVLLYYVSKQLYRRKKSIFLMPLMLAPLLLVMMVIVFRIPYQSYMQDSHWLMWMLGPATVAFAIPVYDNRELIRRHWLSLSVGVMVSVMVAVVSTVFLARLFHLPELLQRSLAMRSITTPFAVEATKSVGGQSDLTALFVVLTGLIGMAIGEVILTVLSIRSRLGKGASLGASAHGAGTAKAYQLGSSEGVVSSVVMMIAGMVTVLLAPAIGHILW
- the fldA gene encoding flavodoxin FldA, which translates into the protein MASVGIFFGSDTGNTEAVAKMIQKKLGEKLVHVQDIAKSSKEDIDNFDLLLLGIPTWYYGEAQCDWDDFFPELETIDFSTKLVAIFGCGDQEDYAEYFCDAMGTIRDIVEAKGGTIVGEWPTEGYDFEASKALVDDNHFVGLCIDEDRQPELTEQRVSTWVNQVYEEMCLAELED
- a CDS encoding alpha/beta fold hydrolase — its product is MSALLNYKLEGEGHTIVLIHGLFGNLDNLGLLARDLKNDHQVLSVDLRNHGISFHSDEHNYDLLAQDIKQLLAHLSINHAIVIGHSMGGKAAMKLAAIAPEIVTRLIVLDMAPVAYTTRRHDNVFAGLNAVIDAKPTNRRDAMAILAEHIELEGVRQFIGKSLFNNGEHMEWRFNVRALEKNYWDILGWNTIEPCSIPTLFIKGGLSEYVTAEYQAEIKAQFTQARAHVVANTGHWLHSEKPAEVLRAIRKFLIV
- the seqA gene encoding replication initiation negative regulator SeqA; its protein translation is MKTIEVDEDLYRFIASQTLHIGESASDILRRLLNVDAQNSSSTPVSAPKAKETTVQQQPTVVMSKNAAQESKVDCVKEMRSLLISDEFAGLKKAVDRFILVLSTLHRIDPVSFSDAMSVKGRKRIYFADNEQTLLAHGQTTKPKSIPNSPFWVITNNNTSRKQQMVEQVMSLMNFPADIIEKVTHAI
- the pgm gene encoding phosphoglucomutase (alpha-D-glucose-1,6-bisphosphate-dependent), which gives rise to MAMHPRAGQKALQEDLNNIPALVANYYLLQPDPHNSQHKVEFGTSGHRGSSDKSTFNEKHILAITQAVVDVRAEQDTTGPMFVGKDTHALSEPAFSSVVEVLIANGIEVIAQAHNGYTPTPGVSHAILTYNQTHQQKADGIVITPSHNPPQDGGIKYNPVHGGPAEAELTQAIQDRANAYIANQLEGVKRITIVEAKQSPLFRELDLVQPYLDDLVNVVDMEAIQKADLKLGVDPLGGSGIDYWRRIGKQYQLNLTLVSEAIDPSFQFMSLDKDGVIRMDCSSPYAMAGLLSLKDEYDLAFGNDPDYDRHGIVTPQGLMNPNHFLAVCIDYLYRHREGWAKDVAVGKTLVSSAMIDKVVADLGRELCEVPVGFKWFVDGLFTGRFGFGGEESAGASFLRKDGTPWSTDKDGIILCLLAAEITAVTGKNPQQYYDELAAKHGESHYARLQAVANGPQKEVLKKLSPEMVSAQTLAGDPIVARLTHAPGNGAAIGGLKVVTDYGWFAARPSGTEDIYKIYCESFKGEEHLKLIETEAQAIVNQVFKDAGL
- a CDS encoding DUF1853 family protein — translated: MNLRKISDWIITTPSLLLGSAPIAVFSPFSHPSPSHLAPYTGNRRLGFVYQHLCSVLFQHSEYFGAVHEELQINHQGKTLGAVDFVVETSDKEWQHWEVAIKFYLLHHGYWYGPNAKDRLDKKINHMLERQLPFSHTNEFSASYPQFGKPSQHLLMQGRLYINPFEPEEIPTYCSGISINLDRVVGHWCFQHQQHLIDEPLFLLDKPQWITGKSEESQSYSMDAKGFVHCQSKSGMFWFIVPDDWPNNTTA
- a CDS encoding Nif3-like dinuclear metal center hexameric protein gives rise to the protein MNNFELETLLNDTLSPNLIKDYCPNGLQVEGQSEIKKIVTGVTASAALIDKAIELNADAILVHHGYFWKNEPQAIRGMKGRRIRQLIKHDINLLAYHLPLDIHPTLGNNAQLAQRLGITLEGGLEGHPQSVAMHGRLEKPVTGAEFASRIASTLNREPMHIAPENEAKLIETVGLCTGGGQDFIELAVEKGLDAFISGEISERTTYSAREQDIHYFAAGHHATERYGVKALGEWLAQEYSLDVTFIDINNPV
- a CDS encoding citrate synthase, with amino-acid sequence MADKKATLHIEGKAPIELPIMDGSIGPQVIDVRGLGSNGYFTFDPGFLATASCESQITYIDGDKGVLLHRGFPIDQLANNADYLEVCFILLYGEAPTREQYEEFKYTVARHTMVHEQIASFYHGFRRDAHPMAIMCGVVGALAAFYHDSLDINNDSHREIAAYRLLSKMPTLAAMCYKYSVGQPFIYPRNDLTYAENFLHMMFATPCEEYEVNPIVARAMDKIFTLHADHEQNASTSTVRLAGSSGANPFACIAAGIASLWGPAHGGANEACLRMLEEIGSVEKIPEYVARAKDKDDPFRLMGFGHRVYKNYDPRATVMRNACHDVLEELDIKDPLLDVAMELERIALSDPYFIDKKLYPNVDFYSGIILKAIGIPVSMFTVIFAMSRTIGWIAHWNEMHSDPGNRIGRPRQLYTGKTMRDFVPLEKR
- the sdhC gene encoding succinate dehydrogenase cytochrome b556 subunit — encoded protein: MSKPVKERKLRPVNLDLQTIRFPITAIASILHRVTGVIMFVAVGILLWLLSLSLSSPMGFMDASDIVDSFIVKLILWGILTALAYHIVGGLRHLMMDMGYFEELDTGAASAKVAFGITIILAVLAGVLVW
- the sdhD gene encoding succinate dehydrogenase, hydrophobic membrane anchor protein, with the translated sequence MVKNVASLGRNGVHDFLLVRGTAIIMTLYVIYMVCFCAFTDITYVSWTGFFAGTFTKVFTMLALVSVLIHGWIGLWQVLTDYVKCAKLRGLLQLVVIAVLLGYFFSGLFVLWGV
- the sdhA gene encoding succinate dehydrogenase flavoprotein subunit — encoded protein: MSIPVRQFDAVVIGAGGAGMRAALQISEQGLTCALLSKVFPTRSHTVSAQGGITVALGNSHKDNWQWHMYDTVKGSDYIGDQNAIEYMCKNGPQSVIELEKMGLPFSRFEDGSIYQRPFGGQSKEFGGEQAARTAAAADRTGHALLHTLYQQNIKHKTTIFSEWYALDLVKNQDGAILGCTALCMETGEICYFKSKATVLATGGAGRIYQSTTNAHINTGDGVGMALRAGAPMQDMEMWQFHPTGIAGAGVLVTEGCRGEGGYLLNKDGERFMERYAPNAKDLAGRDVVARSMMIEIREGRGCDGPWGPHIKLKLDHLGRDVLESRLPGICELSRTFAHVDPVKEPIPVIPTCHYMMGGVPTQVSGQALKQDASGNDVEIQGLYACGEIASVSVHGANRLGGNSLLDLVVFGRATGLHLGETLAAQVEARPATESDIEASLARTMRWENSTSGEDPVQIRKDLQQCMQHSFSVFREGEAMAEGLSELKEIRERLKNAHLADKSKEFNTQRVECLELDNLMETAFSTAVAANYRTESRGAHARFDFPERDDENWLCHSIYNPETEQMNKRHVNMQPVFRDPFPPKVRTY